The Lagopus muta isolate bLagMut1 chromosome 8, bLagMut1 primary, whole genome shotgun sequence genome contains a region encoding:
- the LOC125696683 gene encoding tubulin alpha-4A chain-like, whose product MRECISVHVGQAGVQMGNTCWELYCLEHGIQPDGQMPSDKTIGGGDDSFTTFFCETGAGKHVPRAIFVDLEPTVIDEIRGGVYRQLFHPEQMITGKEDAANNYARGHYTIGKEIIDQVLDRIRKLADQCTGLQGFLVFRSFGGGTGSGFTSLLMERLSVDYGKKSKLEFSIYPAPQVSTAVVEPYNSILTTHSTLEHSDCAFMVDNEAIYDICRRNLDIERPTYTNLNRLISQVVSSITASLRFDGALNVDLTEFQTNLVPYPRIHFPLATYAPVVSAERAYHEQLSVAEITNSCFEPANQMVKCDPRHGKYMACCLLYRGDVVPKDVNAAIATIKTKRSIQFVDWCPTGFKVGINYQPPTVVPGGDLAKVQRAVCMLSNTTAIAEAWARLDHKFDLMYAKRAFVHWYVGEGMEEGEFSEAREDMAALEKDYEEVGLDSYEDEEEGEE is encoded by the exons ATG cGCGAGTGCATCTCCGTCCATGTCGGCCAGGCCGGCGTCCAGATGGGCAACACCTGCTGGGAGCTGTACTGCCTGGAGCACGGCATCCAGCCCGACGGGCAGATGCCCAGTGACAAGACCATCGGTGGAGGGGACGACTCCTTCACCACCTTCTTCTGCGAGACCGGTGCTGGGAAGCACGTCCCACGGGCCATCTTTGTGGACCTGGAGCCCACTGTGATCG ATGAGATTCGAGGAGGGGTCTACCGGCAGCTCTTCCACCCTGAGCAGATGATCACTGGCAAGGAGGATGCTGCCAACAACTATGCCCGTGGGCACTACACCATTGGCAAGGAGATCATTGACCAAGTGCTGGACAGGATCCGGAAGCTG gcTGACCAGTGCACCGGCCTCCAAGGCTTCCTTGTGTTCCGCAGTTTTGGAGGTGGCACTGGCTCAGGATTCACCTCCCTGCTGATGGAACGACTCTCTGTTGACTATGGCAAGAAGTCCAAGCTTGAGTTCTCCATCTACCCAGCCCCACAGGTCTCCACTGCCGTGGTGGAGCCCTACAATTCCATCCTCACCACACATAGCACCTTGGAGCACTCGGACTGTGCCTTCATGGTGGACAACGAGGCCATCTATGACATCTGCCGCAGGAACCTGGACATCGAGCGCCCAACTTACACCAACCTCAACCGCCTCATCAGTCAGGTCGTCTCCTCCATCACTGCCTCTCTGAGGTTCGATGGAGCACTCAATGTCGACCTCACTGAGTTCCAGACCAACCTGGTGCCCTACCCTCGCATCCACTTCCCCCTGGCTACCTACGCCCCGGTTGTTTCAGCCGAGAGGGCTTATCACGAGCAGCTGTCGGTGGCTGAGATCACCAACTCGTGCTTCGAGCCAGCCAACCAGATGGTGAAGTGCGACCCTCGGCACGGCAAGTACATGGCGTGCTGCCTGCTGTACCGCGGGGACGTGGTGCCCAAGGACGTCAACGCCGCCATCGCCACCATCAAGACCAAGCGCAGCATCCAGTTTGTGGACTGGTGCCCAACCGGTTTCAAGGTGGGCATCAACTACCAGCCGCCCACGGTGGTGCCGGGGGGAGACCTGGCCAAGGTGCAGCGCGCCGTCTGCATGCTGAGCAACACCACGGCCATCGCCGAGGCCTGGGCGCGCCTGGACCACAAGTTCGACCTGATGTACGCCAAGCGCGCCTTCGTGCACTGGTACGTGGGCGAGGGCATGGAGGAGGGGGAGTTCTCCGAGGCGCGGGAGGACATGGCCGCCCTGGAGAAGGATTACGAGGAGGTGGGCCTGGACTCCTACGAGGATGAAGAGGAGGGCGAGGAGTAG